The genome window CCACTTTGCGAATGTCCAAGGAACCATTCTTCCAGGGAATGCTAAGCTTCAAATTCCCTGAAAATCCACCTCCTTTCCCTGACAGGATTCGAATAGCAGCATTTGATGGAGAACACGACTGCAATCCAGAAAAAGTCATTCCTGATGTGTGTGAAGCACAAGATTTATTGTCAACATCCTCCATCTGAAGAAGCTCAAGTGCAGCTCCATGGAATTTAACAAAGTTTGTAAGTTGGCTAATTCCAAGAAAACTGTGATCTCTATCTTCATCACCTAAACTAGCATCTTCAGAGACACAAGTTCCACATTCTATTTCTGATATCCGAAGCACCAAAGTCCTGTGGAAGCCCAGTTCTTCACCCTTCTCTAGAGATGGATCAAATGCAACtattaactttttaatcttTACATTAAAGCTTGTAAGAAACCATTTTACCATCTTTGCAATTGTTTTTACACCTTCATGGACATTATCAGGATTCCTATGACTTCCTGccatttcatttgaaaatttccCTAAGTCAGTGTAATTATAATCATTACCATCATCATTGGAACTACAAGTCTCATCTGCACTTGATAAATGATCCTCCGAGCAAGGGGCAAGCAACAGCTCAAGTTCATCAACCTCAACTTGACATCCTTTACCCTTCCAAGGCATTTTAACTAATAAAGAGCCTATAGACCCCTCTTTTATGACCAAAGATGCTGCTGGACCAATCTGGCAATCAAGCGCAGAAAGAGCAATATAACCATAAGAAAGCAACAGAATgctaaaaatgttttttttttaatgtatgaGAATACTGCCCCTAGTTACACTGTGTTTCATTAATATTCTTGCCAAGAACCCCTAGTTACAAAGTCGCACTCAAAACCTAGAGCCTAATATTGtctatcaaatttcaaaataaagcaaTACGGAATTTACTTGATTACTGACTGTTTCGTATTTCTTCCTTTCCGTTTTCCTTGTTCAAATTTCGCACTACTTATAAATGTAAAAGCCCAAATATACAGCCATAGCACCCCGTATCACATTTtgccaacaaaaaaaaacccataatttaaattttaatcataatcAAGCATTTTTACTCTCATAATTCATTACAAGTTTTGaaataaaccaataaaaaaatacaaagcgTACCTTCCGATTAAGATAATCGACGTTGAGGGCGAGGTCAGAGAGCTGGATGGTGCCTTCTGTAAGCTGAACATCGAGTTGGTCCAAATCAATATCCCCTAAAATAAATTGTCCAAGCTTCTTCTTCAGCAAAAATTTAAACACTCTCTTCACCGCCCACCGGGAAACCACCGCCTCAGCCGATTTCGCAAAATTATTCCACGCGCCAAACATCTCGTCCTTTCCTCAATTCGCCGCCGCTTCAATCCAAATTCGCAGCGAATTGGTCAAACCAAGAGagtttctttctctcttttttccccTTTCTCGGTCTAGGGTGAAATTAGGGTTTGGAAACGGTGAATTATGTGCTCGTGATGGAAGATTGTGACTTCCATCTAGAGCGCGAAAGCGAAGAGAAATAAAATCGGGGATTTTCGtgagagaaaattttttttaaaaaaagattcaatTCAAAgggattttgattgatttttggatgaaaattcAATGATTTTGCGTTGCTATTTTTGAGAATCGGAGACGTACCTGTCGCTTTCGGACGTGCAATTTGTAAAAATCCAGCTGTTTTGTGCACACatgcaaaatttcattttagggtAATTATTTTATGGGCTGCCTGCGGAACCATAGTTGAAGTTGCGTGTAAAATTCCcagtttttatatataaaatattgatgtTAAAAGGTTAATTACACCATAAATCCTCTAACTATAGTTTAGATTTTGAATTGGTATTAAACTTCAAGGTGTTTTAATTGAGTTCTCAAAGTATCAATATAGTATCGATCATGTTCTTCCGTGAGTCTATCTGTTAGCTTGTATATTAAATATCAGCTCAAATATGACGTTAAAAGatatggattgaattgtaaacaaggttttcaaaattggaCTAGTGGTCGAATCGGTCAAACTGTTGTTTGCCAATCTGATCAAACTGCcagatttgattaaaaattgttaaaaattaaaaataaaatatgaaaattttgattcaattccctTCTCCAAACTAATACCCCATCGATTCTCGATCTAACCAATTCAACCGACTAATTCAATCAGTTCAAACAACCTTGATTGTAAATACTGTGTCAGATCCAAAATGTTCAAAAAGAAAGACTcctaaatttcattcattttgtctttttaacAAGTTAAATCCAAGTTGTCCATGTATTTGCACGTGTTGGGTATTTTGGTTTGACTCTGCTTTACACCCAAAAAGAAGCGAGCTACATCTAAATTAAACTTGGAGATGGAAGCCTTCTTTCGTTTCTTGATAGTGAAGTAAGACCAAGTCCATGAGCTTATTATCCTAAGTCAGAACAAGTTGATAAGATCTCCTTTTACGTCCCTGGGTCCCTTCCATGTGGCAACATAGGGGCGTAAAAAGGAAAGAGAGGGATGGGGTTTCTCTCGCTTTTGGCATAGCGGGCCCCAATGGAGGCTCTCACGACGAACTATTAGCTCGATGGTAAAGCGCCCATCGATAATTGCGTCATTGTGCTCGGGTCAAGGGCTCTCAGCCACATGGATAGTTCAATGTGCTCATCAGCGCTTGACCCTGAGATGTGGATCATCCAAGGCACTTTAGCATGGCATACTTCTCTTGTTCGAACCGgggtttgaaaccaaacttctCCTCAAGAGGATAGATCGGGCGATTCAGGTGAGATCCAATGTAAATCCAACTTTCCATTCACTCGTGGGATCTGGGCGGTCCGGGGGAGACCACCACGGCTCCTCTCTTCTCGATAATCCATACAGCGATTGATACAATACATATactttaataattcaattagaATGCTTTAAACCTTAGGGACCATTTTAGAATTTGGGTGATAGTTTAGGGATGTTTGAtgaattaacccaaaaaattgtataatttaagtataagttaattattattatctttcaAAGTGtctatttagaaaataatttaaaatacttttgagtttaaaatttattatcgataattaaatagtaattaatcaacacatcatcaaattttaatataaataaaacactatttttaaatttaaactaattaaaagaattagattATCTAAAacgataaataaaaataagcgATAGAAAAGGAATGTATATTATAAATACGTAAATCCTTAATTATATTGGaggaataaataaaagaaattatataaattgcttaataaattaatgaaattcattttaaattatcaattacactttcaaatacaattaaattgtataatttattaataactatttttaaaaaataggggataaaattttaaacggGTTTTTGACACATTAATTCGAATTATTCATACAATAAgtataaatgtatttatattttaattaatatatttaaatataatcaagattgaattctacctaGCTTTTATCACCCAATATAACATCTAGATGAAGAAATAATTCGATTGATacgataatattttaaaccctcaattaaaatattttaaagcttagggtccaatttaaaatttgggttATAGTTGAAGAATATCTGGAGAAATTAacccgaaaataaaaatatcagcTTCTATGGTATTAACaagggataatataattttttgccCCTTCGCAAGTCCACTTTAGAATTTGTACTTTTTTTGTTCACTTTGATCATTAAGCTTGGCAACTAGATCTATTTTGGTTCATAAACTTAGATTTTGTAACAAGAGATTGGATAGACCAAAAGTTTATGGATATAACGGTCCAAATAAATGGGTTGAATCGATTGACTCGGAAACTACTTGAAactagtaaaaataaaaaaaatcgggACAAAACTGAAAGTTAAACAAGTTGAAtcggtttaataaaatttctatatttttaaaattcttaagactttctaattatttatttaatttttgttggtttTACGATCGAACTAATCAAACTAGTTGAATTGAGAATCCGTAGTTTGACCTATCCAGCCATTTATGGATGTGACACTTTGAGATTGTACTACATTATATcacttgaaattttatatacttttttttaattttcaggtGATGATGTGGCACAATCTCAGAATAccatattatcaaattttatatttttaaatttaaggactaaaaagATCTACTTATTAAATTCAACAACgatcaaaaaaatataaatactaaaatagacttaattaccaaattctggacaaaattatattatcacaATTTATAAGTCggaaaaacaattataaacttttatttggCAGCTTGcttgattttagttaaataaatatacagCGACAGTGAAAAGAAACGTCATTAATAGTTATATACagttctcttttatttttcttttgttttgttagCTTTGCTTCTAAAGAAAGGATTCCTTCAACGTTAAAAGGGTTGCTTTGAAGCGacaatgaaaatggaaaaacatatatattttacgatttagtcgttcagttttaaaaattacaaaatagttattaaattatttaaaaaatctcaTTTAAGTTGTTAAACTATTTGgagatttttatttaagttactatgttattaagtttttttttaaagtttgccTAGTTAGTTTCAAGCGATGATTCAACAATGATAATGTGGATCAGTACCCATTAATAAGTAGAAGAATATACATTAAGTCCAAGTTGATCTGACGGCCAATGTCgaagatttgaaaagaaaattatttagattCTGGTTTGTAGATTTGTGATGCTCAAAactgttttatgaaaaaaaaaactgaacaaTAGAAGATAAGGAGAATAAGAGCCTTTGATTGGTGTAAGCGGTGACcatacaataatttttttaaaagcccagtgacttaaataaaatttttcaaatagttcagtgataattttgtaattttttaaaattaaattactgaAATGTAAActtataagtaatttaattaccaTAGATGCAGTTTAcctaaatttaaattgtatcTATGTTTTTCCTTTAAGTTGGCACCTGAATTTAACTTCTATAGTACATTTAGTCCATTTTGTAACTCCATTAAAATTGGATGTTATGGACCAATCAAGTTATTACATGGGACAAGTACATCATGACATTTGTGCCATGTGTCTAAACATGATAGGTCCACGTTGTCAAATTTCAAGAAGTTacaaaaatagactaaaatgTGTGACGGAAACCAAATTCGATAGCAATCTAAACAAGAAAATATAAGTACcaatgtgaatattaaaattatttagtcaaatatatttcataaaatttaacccttaacatttacatattttatcaatttgaccattattttttttagttatatttgaTCATTAACTTTTCGTAAAAAGTCAAATAACTTTTTTAACGAATTAtcgactaaaacattaatttttaacgaTGCTAACATAGTATCACAATTTACGTGTACTTTATGCTAACATGATACTATTTATCTTAAATGCCATGTTAATAAATAGTTtgattatttcataaaaaaagagCATAAAGTACACATTGATTGCCatgcttaaaaatttaatgttttagttagaATTTCCTCTAAGgttgataatcaaatttgactcttttaaaaggttgagagcaaaattgaagtaaaaaagaaaagaataaggaccaaattgacaaaagatatAAATGCAAAAGGTTAAATTCATCATTATgccataaatatataatatcttaaATACGATATAATACGTGAAAATATACGTACACAGTAGGATACAACCAAATGGAATATATATTGATGAAAGCTTCTTCATTTTTCAACACCATTGAAGTCCCTTTCAATAGGCAAATAGAagacttaaaaatatttctacaACAACTTCCCTATATATGTCACGGTCCATCCGGTTGCTTGACTAAAGTTTCGGCCCGTGACACTTACATGAACTATCACCATGCGGCTGTAACCTCTTCCCGAAATATAAGCTCATATTTCTCGGCGTTTTCTTTCAAGGTTTCTATCTCGGTATCGAGCTTATGCATAGCATCTTTGAGTTTCACAAGCTTCTGTTCAAGtgattttttctcttctttcatgTGATCTTGCTCTTTACACCTCTCCATATTCACACCCTGCTGTAATTCTAAGGAAAGGGTATTCAACCGGTTCAATTTAGCTCGAAGAAACCCGACATTCATGCCTAATAACTCAAAGCCTTTTAGAGTCTTGTCCCAAAGAGTATAATCTGCTTGAGAGGTAGAAATTTTACAGGCTCTAATAGCTTCTGCAATGTTGATAATCTGTGTGATTATTTCAAGTGCCAATTTACTACTAATACTCTCGAGAAGATTATCGTGGAGGAACGAGTTCTGACTACAACAAAGCTCATAGTACTTAGTTCTATGGTACTCTGAAAGCTCAGAGTCTATTCTCGAACCGTTCACTATAATGATGAAGTTGTCAATGCTTTTGATCTCTTTAAAATCAATAACGGACGCCAAAGATTTGATACCATCGTCGAGACCCGAGCTAGGATCCTTGTTGTCATTATCATATCGATCGGTTAAATGCTCACTATCGGTGTCTAATACCATTAGACTCTTATTTTCGACATTGTCATCTGGTGGGTCGAGTGGGAGAAGCTCCAAACACTTGGCCTTCTTAGAGGGTCTCTTTGTCCTCTTCATACGAACTTTCAAAATCACCGTAGAAAAAGGCCAAAACAATCGGATCAACAACGTTAATGGACTTAGAACTTATTAAATAAGAAAGAAGTTCAAAGAGAACATACTTGAACGAATTGGCTTCGCTTGGATATCCACTTCTAGAGACCTAAAACatcgatctacttcactagaTTTGAATGCTCGGACTATGTAAACCTATAAGAACATATGCTAAAGGATTCAAAAACACATTATAGGACATACAAGTACAagagaaataaatcaaatcgtGTACCTTAAATTTCGAAGAACCAACCAGATGGAAAACTAGAACGTCTCCCTCGACTAATTTATGATCAGCCGAGAATGCTTTCCAGCCGGCACTCAATGCCGTCCTTTGTGCAATGTAAGATGCTTTATATTCTTCCCCACTTTCATCTTCCAAAATTATGGTCGTATCTTGTTTTGGCATATGCAATTTGCAGAAAGGCATAGGAAGATGCTGTCAACATATAACCAAGAGTTAGAACTTCTAACACATAATATCATTCCTAACCAATTCACAAATATATTCGACACTCACCAGCCAAAATCCATGTGTAACATTCGAGCGAACCATGGTCTTCATACAGCTCGGGAATCTACCAGCTAGATTCGCTTGAATCTCCTCCACTCGCTCCATAACATTAGGCTACAGACACGATCAAAGAACATCGATCAGATCCTTCTTTTATTCACAGCAAGGAATTAACATGAGGCAAATCCTAAACCGAGAGACAAGCATTTGAACATATGGTGCAGATAAGCTCATAGCTGATCATTCATAGACAAAAAAAACAGCACAATGTTTGAAAACTATCCCAATGTTCATCAATCCTGAGGTTTCAAGCGAGGCTGGATTACGAGTTCGAGATGTTCCAAGCAATTTCTTAGGACGAAAACAGTGCAACGATAGGAAACCAGAACGGGAAACCTATTACAACTCTAGGAATGGCTAATAAGGCACTACCAGAATACAAATGGAGCAGCCATTGATGTCAATCAGCTCAATGTTTGAAAACTATCCCGATGTTCATCAATCCTGAGGTTTCAAGTGAGGCTCGATTACGAGTTTGAGATGTTCCAAACAATTCCTTAGCACAAAAACAGCGTGGCATCGGAAACCGGAAAGGGAAACCTATTATAACTCTGGGAATGACTAATTAGGCACACTACCAGTACCAGAATACAAATGGAGCTGCCGTTGATGTGTCAATTGAACATCAGCTAACTTAGCAACATCCTAGGAAAAGATCTTCGACCCTGTCTTGTTACAAACAAGTTCTTAGCACGAAAACAGTGCGATGACGATGAGAAATCGGAAAGGGAAACCTACTACAACTCTGGGAATGACTAATTAAGCACTACCAGTACCAGAATACAAATGGAGCTGCCATTGATGTGTTAATAGAACATCATCAGCTAACTTAGCAACTAAACTGCTTAAACAATGACATCCTAGTAAAAGATCTTCGACCCTGTCTTGTTCACAGGGATACAAAAAGATCCAAGTTCCTGATGGTCCTGACATAGGAACAAAAATGACCCAAAACCATCTGTGCATGTAACACTGTGAATCTTCCTAGCTAtctaaaacaaaagagaaaaaacaaaagcaaacccAGGATTTATTTTCTTACATATAACCTAAATCTAACAAACATCaaggaaatgaaacaaaaatcatGTCGGAAACACAGGGTTTTCTTACTTGTGGGTTAGTAATTTCAGGAGGATCCAACGACATTTCAGGAATCTGAGGTTCATCTATTTTGGTTCCCATTAGCTTCTTCACTGTGATGATGGGAATCTTTTTGGTTAGAACAAACAGATTCACAGTGTAATCAGAAACTTGGATCACTAATACACGGGaagaaacaaaaggaaaagGCTTGAAACTGGGGAAATTTACGAACCTGGTACTGTTTTGAAAGCTCTGGgtgtttggttttcttttttcaggTTTTGCTTGGTCTTTCAGGGGCTATAGTTTTGGTCTTCGTTTTATGTTCCTgacataaaagaaaatgaattaagtgatGTTTTTAGTAATACTACTATAGTATGGGTTAAAGAagctatataattttgatttgatgctgtaaattttttatttttttttcatggcTCTGATCTTTGGGTTTTTTTTCAGACATGTTTTGGATTGTTCAGGAATCTTTGTCAGcgataaaattttagttgattaTGAAGAGGATTAGTTTTGGAATTTTGGTTTTTAGTGCACAAAATTATGGTCGCTGGtctatttttatctataattttaactttcatTGTAATGTTGAGTTAAGATTTAATTGACGATTAAATACAATTTGTGTTcgaattataataaaattaatttaagactTAATCAAATATAGTTAATAGGTACTATTTCGGTCTTAAATCGATATATTTAGGTTTTGACAGGTAATATTTTAGGAAATATTTTTAACCTGGGTGTTgcaaaatgtaatatttttaatcactttttatttttttactcgaagtttaatttggaaacaaaaaatctatatattaaaattcaaatttaaatattttgacatCATCATCAAccaattatattaatttcagaTTTAATTATGCCACCATTCAAATAATGAAGATGtcttaagttaaaatattataattttcaaagtcatgtgtgattgattttaataatttaaaattctcatATTGCGAAAAGGAATTTAGCgaaaattatatgaaaacaAATATTACTTATTACTctaattgataatatatttatctgcataagattttaaaaatagtataacttaatgaatttaactatTACTTTTTGGTCAACATTGAATTTCGAATTCAAAAATGGgaagataaaaatatcaaattaaagtatagaaattaaatacataatttatgtCTAGAAGAgagactaatagcaaaatttaactaaatttaatcatcaaaaacACCAAAGAGAGAATTTCAATCAATCTATCTATTTATCTATGTATAAAAGAGTTTACCATCTTCTACAATATCCATAAGTCAAAAGCAAAGAACATTCAGAAAATTAAAGCACACTAAAGTCTAGACTATGAATATGATTTCAAGAACTGTCAAAATTTCCCAGAACTTTGAAGTATCTCTTATGCATTAATCACCTAAAATTCCTAaactatataatatttagttcaaagaaacaaagaaaaagcaagTGCCAGTTAATATTTTCCTATAGAATGATGAATGGTTGAGGTGTAGCATTGGTATATAGCTAAAGCATTAATGGTATGCAATATATAGAGAGTAAAATGTTTCTCAACAGTCAATCACCATGGAGCATTAGCAGCTGCTTCAAACATTAGTTCATATCTCTTGGCATTCACTGTCAAAGCATCTATTTCAGCATCCAGCCTTTGCATTTCCTCTTTTTTCCCCGAAAGATCCGATTCGAGAGACTTTGTTTCTTGTTCTGCATAAGCTCTCTCGAGTTTGGCTTCCTTGTACTTCAATTTCAGTTCCGGTTTTGATTCAAAAGTATGGCTAAGTACATGGCGTACCCTTTTGTGTAAAGAACCAACATCGGTTCCTAGAAAATCGAAGCTGTTCAAAGCGTTGTCCCACGGCACGAAACCAGATCGCAGGGTGGAAATCTCGGAAGCTCTAATGGCATCTGCAATGCTAACAGTCTTAGTAAACCTAATGCCTTCCACTTTACTGGAGCCAACATCCAAAGTGCCATTCTCTGACTGGTTTTCTTGGGCCCTAAGAAAAGACCTGCCATACTTATGGACTTCATATTGATTTATATCATTGCAAAAAGGCCTTGAATTGTTCTTTCCTGCAGCATCTTTTGTATTCAATTCACAGTCAATGCATGGTAATTGTTAAAGGACCAAACTGAAATCAACTCTACATATGCATGGTAATGAAGCACAGTTGATGAGTAGATCACTTACAAATGCCTGTCTGATTTGCACTGCTTTGTAATCTGAGTAGGCCAAGAGCTGCATCTATTTCATCTAAGCCATTCATTCTCACAATATATAcctgaaattttgagaaaagaaGAGATGTTTTATGGAAATTTTCAACAAAGCCGGCAAATTTTTAATCACTTCTAGAAATGAAGCATTTGAAGTAGGAGTTTAGGCTCTATTCTAGCTCATGGACTCTTTGTCTTTATTAGGCaaataaaagtttctaaatagaGAACTTAGTTTATAATTCCATGAAACTAAAAAACATTGGCTCAATAACAAGGTTGAGGTCCCAAGTTTGAGTACCCTGTGTAAATGTGTTCTACACCTTATTTTAGTTAGTTAACTATTCTAGACTCGTTCTTAACATTTTTAGGCCCTaggcaaaacaataaaatgggGTTTTAGGTTCTTTAAAAGTTAGAGAGAAATTTTTTAGGTCTTttaaaagttggtaaaaaaaatttgtggcccttaaaagctaaaaaaagaaattgggGCCCTTAAaggttgggttttttttttttttactttaaaaagtttaaaaaaaattttgtgggCCTCTTAAAAACtgaaaaacaatattttgaacTCCTTTCAGCCTTGGGCCCTGGGCGACCGCACCTCTAGATGACCCCCAAGGTCAAGCTTGACTATTTAATTCAGTGCCTGCAATGGTTAATGGCATCAATTAATTGTTATATGGTAAATTTACCATGGAAGCTCTAGTACTAgaagtcaaattgcattttactcTCTACTCAAAAAGTGGGTCAATTAGCCTCTATATGTTAGATCAAGAAGTAAATTggttattctattaaaaaattcatctatttttactattaaaaactgacCCTTATATGTTAACATAAGGTACACGTAGCACGCTTTGGTTATTCTATCAGTTAtgccaatttttaataatagaaatggataaaaattttaacaaaaaagaccggtttgctatttgatctaacgtatatggactaatttgccatttttaaaaaaaagggttaaatacaatctaactcctaGTATAAGGAacttcatggtacttttaccttatatatttttatatgtatatgtatatatatatgagacaATACCTTAAACTTGGAAGGCCTGATCAAATGGAAAACTAAAGCATCCCCAACAAGTAAACCATGTTCTTTGGAAAACTTTTTCCACCCACCACTCAAAGCCTTCCTTTGAACAAGAAAATTGATTCTGTATTCTTTTCCAGTTTCACCAACCAAGATCACAGTAGCATCATGATTAGGCAGATTCAGTTGGCAAAATTCCTTAGGTAATGACTAAcagccaaaagaaaaaagaaagaaaatcaatgcattgcacaaagatttatttttccatAAGCAATGGGGGAATGAATATATTCACACTCACCATCCAAAACCCACGGCAAACCACTGATGGGATCATGATCTTAAAGAAGCTAGGGAATTCAGCTGAAAGATTAGCTTGAACCTGTTCTGCTCTCTCTATTACAGGGGATTTTGCAAAATCTTGTTCTGATACCCTTTTGGTACCCTTAACAACATGATCATTATAGTTCTTATCCCTAGGTCTCTTCCTTTTGGATACATAAAGATGAACCAAATCAATGAAGACAATAAAAATCGAAGGCTAAATGCCCAAATTGGCCTTAACTTTTTACAAGTTGCTCACATAAGGACCAAGTTAAATAAGGGCTAATCCTTTTCAAGTGTGCTCAAATAAGGGTTAAATCtttcaaaatggtcaaataagAGTAAAACTTCTTTGAAAGTGCTCAAATAAAGAGTTTTCACATACTTAACCTCAGTTtgtagtaaaaaattaaattccgcTCTTATATGaccagtttgaaaattttggcatTTATGTGAGTAACTTTTAAAACGTTGAGTCCTAACTAAGCATTTAGCCTAAATcaaaaaattatcaatgaatTGACCAACCTGGAAGCTTTCTGTCGACAATCACGAATATTTTCCTGCTGAGGAAACCAGGTTTCCATTATTTTGGGGCActccaaaagaaaataataataattgccACACGATGCACCAACCAGATTCATGCATGAACCCCAGCTTACCAGTCAAGGCAATCGTGGTTACCCCTCCCTTGTCTACAGGTTCGAACCACCCTAATACTTGTTGGCTCAAATCTGATTTTCTGGTTTTGGGTATTAATTATTACCAAATGCATTCAATTCAAGTGAATCTTTATACCCAAAACATTACAGTTCCTATATGGTTTTCCTAAAGCAAAAACACtggaaaaacaaaaagtaaaaaatccAAAGAACATCGTACTATGAGGATTCTTAATAATACATCCAAGATTCTACAGAGATAGctcaagaaaacaaaaaaaaaaaaagaacaaaggagATAAGTAACTGAAGAAAATCAACAAATACTAAAAACACAGCCATTTAGCTACGtacaaaaatcatatatatatacataaaacatGACAGGTTTTGCTTATTATTTTGTACCATAACACGTTCTAAGCAAGTAGAGAAAAGGGCAGAGAGTTGCATACCATGGAAATGGATTGGCGTTGTTGAAGGAGCTGGAAAAGTTGAGAAATGGGGAGACGGTCATTTCCTTCATCATCAAAtagttcttcttcttcttcttcaatcttGATTTTCATGTTGGTATTCATCATCATCCATCAATATGCCCcccaaaaaacaaacaaaaca of Gossypium raimondii isolate GPD5lz chromosome 3, ASM2569854v1, whole genome shotgun sequence contains these proteins:
- the LOC105795254 gene encoding B3 domain-containing protein Os01g0234100 isoform X1; protein product: MGTKIDEPQIPEMSLDPPEITNPQPNVMERVEEIQANLAGRFPSCMKTMVRSNVTHGFWLHLPMPFCKLHMPKQDTTIILEDESGEEYKASYIAQRTALSAGWKAFSADHKLVEGDVLVFHLVGSSKFKVYIVRAFKSSEVDRCFRSLEVDIQAKPIRSIRMKRTKRPSKKAKCLELLPLDPPDDNVENKSLMVLDTDSEHLTDRYDNDNKDPSSGLDDGIKSLASVIDFKEIKSIDNFIIIVNGSRIDSELSEYHRTKYYELCCSQNSFLHDNLLESISSKLALEIITQIINIAEAIRACKISTSQADYTLWDKTLKGFELLGMNVGFLRAKLNRLNTLSLELQQGVNMERCKEQDHMKEEKKSLEQKLVKLKDAMHKLDTEIETLKENAEKYELIFREEVTAAW
- the LOC105795254 gene encoding B3 domain-containing protein Os01g0234100 isoform X2, giving the protein MERVEEIQANLAGRFPSCMKTMVRSNVTHGFWLHLPMPFCKLHMPKQDTTIILEDESGEEYKASYIAQRTALSAGWKAFSADHKLVEGDVLVFHLVGSSKFKVYIVRAFKSSEVDRCFRSLEVDIQAKPIRSIRMKRTKRPSKKAKCLELLPLDPPDDNVENKSLMVLDTDSEHLTDRYDNDNKDPSSGLDDGIKSLASVIDFKEIKSIDNFIIIVNGSRIDSELSEYHRTKYYELCCSQNSFLHDNLLESISSKLALEIITQIINIAEAIRACKISTSQADYTLWDKTLKGFELLGMNVGFLRAKLNRLNTLSLELQQGVNMERCKEQDHMKEEKKSLEQKLVKLKDAMHKLDTEIETLKENAEKYELIFREEVTAAW
- the LOC105795255 gene encoding B3 domain-containing protein Os01g0234100 isoform X2 is translated as MMMNTNMKIKIEEEEEELFDDEGNDRLPISQLFQLLQQRQSISMENIRDCRQKASRKRPRDKNYNDHVVKGTKRVSEQDFAKSPVIERAEQVQANLSAEFPSFFKIMIPSVVCRGFWMSLPKEFCQLNLPNHDATVILVGETGKEYRINFLVQRKALSGGWKKFSKEHGLLVGDALVFHLIRPSKFKVYIVRMNGLDEIDAALGLLRLQSSANQTGIYAAGKNNSRPFCNDINQYEVHKYGRSFLRAQENQSENGTLDVGSSKVEGIRFTKTVSIADAIRASEISTLRSGFVPWDNALNSFDFLGTDVGSLHKRVRHVLSHTFESKPELKLKYKEAKLERAYAEQETKSLESDLSGKKEEMQRLDAEIDALTVNAKRYELMFEAAANAPW
- the LOC105795255 gene encoding B3 domain-containing protein Os01g0234100 isoform X1, with the protein product MMMNTNMKIKIEEEEEELFDDEGNDRLPISQLFQLLQQRQSISMQENIRDCRQKASRKRPRDKNYNDHVVKGTKRVSEQDFAKSPVIERAEQVQANLSAEFPSFFKIMIPSVVCRGFWMSLPKEFCQLNLPNHDATVILVGETGKEYRINFLVQRKALSGGWKKFSKEHGLLVGDALVFHLIRPSKFKVYIVRMNGLDEIDAALGLLRLQSSANQTGIYAAGKNNSRPFCNDINQYEVHKYGRSFLRAQENQSENGTLDVGSSKVEGIRFTKTVSIADAIRASEISTLRSGFVPWDNALNSFDFLGTDVGSLHKRVRHVLSHTFESKPELKLKYKEAKLERAYAEQETKSLESDLSGKKEEMQRLDAEIDALTVNAKRYELMFEAAANAPW